GCCTCCTGCTCGTGCTCGTGCCGGAAGTGCTGTTCACGTTCGTCGAACTGTTCGGTTAGTCGAGGCGGTCGAGGTCGCCGTACAGCTCGCGGTTCATCACGTCCACGCTGAACACGCGCACTCGCTTCACGAGTTCTTCCTCGGTCGCGTACGTCTCGACGCGCAGGTCCCAGCGAGCGCTCGCGGCGCGAATCATCTCGCTGGTCACGTCGTCCTCGTGGACGAACACCATCCGGTCGCCGTGCGCGTCCGCGAGTCCCTCCAGCACCGACCCGACCTCCTCGCCGACGCCGAAGTTGTGGCCGAGTCGCGGCAGGACGAACACGACGACGTTGCTGTTTTCGGCGAACGCGATGCTCTGGGTCGCGGCGTCCACGTCGTCCGTACTCACGCCCACGTCCACGGCGAGGAACGCGTTCAGCCCCGGGTCGGCCCGCAGGCGCCCCTGCAGTCGTCGCAGGAGCGCTTGGGCCGCGTCTATCTCGTCGCGGTTCTTGAACAGCCGCCGGAGCGGCCCGGGCAGGTCGGCAACGTCGATTTCGGCGCGCTCCCGTTCGCTGAGTACGTACTCCAGATTGAACGACTTGTACGGCCCCATCAGGTAGACGAGGAAATCATCGTAGGGAACCGTCCCGAGCGACGACCGAATCGCGTCCCGCGTGATGTCGTCGGTGGTCACGACAGTCCCCACGGACGCACCAAATATAAAGGAGGGGTGTTTCGAGAGTTATCGAGTCGAGAACTGTTAAGTCCGACGTGGCCGTAGTACGAGACGAGATGGCGACCAACGACACCCCGGGGCCGGGCGACGCCCCCCACAACCCCGACGAACTCCTGCCCGCGACGAGCGTGCTCTCCCTCGACGAGTACCTCGACATGCAGGCCGCAATCGGGGACGAGACGCGGTTCCGCGTGGTGTACACGCTCTCGCACTTCGGCGACCACAGCGCCACCGAACTCGGCGAACTGCTGGACGTCGCGGGGAACTCGCTTCACTACCACCTCGACAAACTCGTCGACGTGGGACTCGTGGAGAAGCGCAAGCGCACGACAGCCGACGAGAACGGCCTGTTCGCGTACTACCGCACCACGTCGCTCGGCGACGCGATTCTCGAACACGGCGTCGAGGAACTCATCCGGCGCGAGCGCGAGTACCGGGACGCCTACGCCGGCGAGTAGCCGTTCAGTCCAGTTTGACGGCTCTCGCGCTGGCGAACGTCGGGAACGTCTCCGTGAACGACCGGTCCGCGATTTTCACGGTCGCCGTCGCGCTCCGGGGCGTGGCGTCCCGGTACTCGCGCTCGCGGCGTCGGCCTCGCCGCGCCGGGGGTCGACGGTCGCGTCTTCCCCGGGGCGACCGGAGGGGTCGTCGCAGGGGGGTTCGGGGACGCCGCCGTCCGAGAGACAACCGCTCGCCAGCGCGACGCCGACCGCCGCGCTCGCGGCGAGGAAGCGTCGTCGAGAGGGCACACCGACGGCTGTCGTGTCGACTCGGGATAAGCTTTCTCGGGCGAGCGCGCCGTCGGCCTACGGTTCGTCCGCCGGTTCGACGACCTCGCCGTCGTCCCCGCGTCTGTCGGCTTCGAGAATCTCCAGCACCGTCGTCTCCACGCTCGAATCGCGGAAAATAGCGGGGGCGACGACGGCCACGCCGCGGGCGTCGGCGGTGCGGTGCGCGCGGTCGGTGACCGTCGCGAGCGACGTGAGGAGCGCGGCGGCGTCCCGGCGCTCGGCGCCCGCGACGAGGCGGGCGACGTGGTCGGTGACGACGGCGGCGTCCGGGTCGTCGACGACCATCACGAGGACGCGACTCGGGCCGCGACCGTCCTCGCGGAGCGCGCGCACCACGGCCGTCGCGTCGTTCACGCGGGTGCGCGCCGTCATCCAGCCCTCGCTCACGAGGTGGTGGCGGACGGCGTCGACGAACGGTGAGTCGGCCACAGGAGAGTGTCGTCGCTCGCGGACGTTAGCGTTTCCGGCGGTCGGACGGCAAAAGCGGAGACAGATACGGGCGGGGGGTGCCGACGGTTCGGTCGGAGCGGAGGGACTTACTCGAAGCGCTCGACGGCCTGCTCGAAGCGCGCCGAGGGCTCCTCCCAGTCGACGACCTCGAAGAAGTTATCGACGAAGTCGCCGCGGTCGGGGCCGTAGTCGTAGTAGTAGGAGTGCTCCCAGACGTCGAGCGCGAGAATCGGGTGGCTGCCCCAGAGCGCGCCCTGGTCGTGCTTGTCGACGGCGACGTTGCGGAGCTGTTCGCTGTGGGAGTCGTAGACGAGGAGCGCCCAGCCGCCCGCGGCGGAGGCGGCAGCCTCGAACTCGCCCTTCCAGCCCTCGTAGGAGCCGAAGTCCTCCTCGATGCGGTCGGCGAGCGCGCCCGAGGGCTCGTCGCCGCCCTCGGGGCTCATGGACTGCCAGAACAGCGTGTGCAGGATGTGCCCGGAGCCGTTGTGCGTGACGTCGCCGAGCGCGCCAGCGGTCGAGGAGTAGTCGCCGGACTCGCGGTTGTCGGCGAGGGTCTCCTCGGCGCTGTTCCAGCCGTTGACGTAGCCCTGGTGGTGGGTGTCGTGGTGCCACGTGAGGACCTGTTCGGAGATGTGCGGTTCGAGTGCGTCGTAGTCGTAGGGAAGCGGCGGCAGTTCGTAGTCCGACATTGCACTTGGTGCATGAACCCGACGCCTCTTGGGGGTTTCCGGAATCCGATTAAAGTTGGAATTGCTATAGGTCGGGGGCGAGCGCGTACGGGAGGCGGGTGTACACCGCGGCGTTCCACGCGAGCGCCGTCGCCGTCGTGTACTCGTCGGCGGCGTGGGCGGTGTCGGTGCCGAACCCGAACTCGACGGTCGGCACGCCGGCGTTCCGGAGGGACTTCGCGTCCCCGCCGCCGGTCGCGCTCCGCCGGTAGACGCGCTCCCCGGACACGTCGCTCGCGACGCCCGTGACGGCCTCGACGAGCGGGCTGTCGATCGGCTCGTACGTGCCGACGCTCCACGACGCGTCCGCCACCGAGACGCCCTCACAGCCCCGAACGCACTCCCGGACGTCGGCGAGGACCGCCCTCGTGTCCACGCCCGCCGTGAGGCGGATGTCGAGTTCGGCGGTCGCGGACGCCGGCACCGCGTTCACGGCCTCGCCGCCGGACAGCGTCCCGAGGTTGACGGTCGGGTAGCCGAACAGGTCGCGGGCGGCGTCCTCGCCGAGCGTCGGCGCGTAGTACTC
The nucleotide sequence above comes from Halobacterium litoreum. Encoded proteins:
- a CDS encoding FAD-binding domain-containing protein; translated protein: MADSPFVDAVRHHLVSEGWMTARTRVNDATAVVRALREDGRGPSRVLVMVVDDPDAAVVTDHVARLVAGAERRDAAALLTSLATVTDRAHRTADARGVAVVAPAIFRDSSVETTVLEILEADRRGDDGEVVEPADEP
- the sod gene encoding superoxide dismutase — its product is MSDYELPPLPYDYDALEPHISEQVLTWHHDTHHQGYVNGWNSAEETLADNRESGDYSSTAGALGDVTHNGSGHILHTLFWQSMSPEGGDEPSGALADRIEEDFGSYEGWKGEFEAAASAAGGWALLVYDSHSEQLRNVAVDKHDQGALWGSHPILALDVWEHSYYYDYGPDRGDFVDNFFEVVDWEEPSARFEQAVERFE
- a CDS encoding winged helix-turn-helix domain-containing protein is translated as MATNDTPGPGDAPHNPDELLPATSVLSLDEYLDMQAAIGDETRFRVVYTLSHFGDHSATELGELLDVAGNSLHYHLDKLVDVGLVEKRKRTTADENGLFAYYRTTSLGDAILEHGVEELIRREREYRDAYAGE
- a CDS encoding DUF7509 family protein translates to MTTDDITRDAIRSSLGTVPYDDFLVYLMGPYKSFNLEYVLSERERAEIDVADLPGPLRRLFKNRDEIDAAQALLRRLQGRLRADPGLNAFLAVDVGVSTDDVDAATQSIAFAENSNVVVFVLPRLGHNFGVGEEVGSVLEGLADAHGDRMVFVHEDDVTSEMIRAASARWDLRVETYATEEELVKRVRVFSVDVMNRELYGDLDRLD
- a CDS encoding twin-arginine translocation signal domain-containing protein, coding for MPSRRRFLAASAAVGVALASGCLSDGGVPEPPCDDPSGRPGEDATVDPRRGEADAASASTGTPRPGARRRP